The proteins below are encoded in one region of Glandiceps talaboti chromosome 17, keGlaTala1.1, whole genome shotgun sequence:
- the LOC144448435 gene encoding testis-expressed protein 52-like, with product MAFSPSPVKSRTYFEGQRIPMTRHERENLYADKPTKYSAFSPRPIHKLTEKKPPKSWTSIAMNHKLRTSVPESTSVQTSEPYKLWLHAGQRDAPFPPRWDPQYDSNVWRNFGMSRGVKFDTSGKDITELIASMYPIQVPAHSEVGDNNYAKYLAEVPLIHDGKRRNIAISKSELNLQEFQKLKVRSEVRVPPVTEQGEIRPPSKFKRYEHRFVPTPETTTEHLRQMTQTERDIERNVLGTRQKLHYPRIWKLTFKTNNPEYGKVKHEIDERKRGLKIKKPQIILPQPMR from the coding sequence ATGGCCTTTAGTCCATCACCCGTAAAATCCAGGACCTACTTTGAAGGTCAAAGAATCCCTATGACACGCCATGAACGGGAAAACCTTTACGCCGATAAACCAACCAAGTACAGTGCATTTTCACCAAGACCAATCCATAAATTAACAGAAAAGAAACCACCAAAGTCCTGGACAAGTATTGCGATGAATCACAAGCTACGTACAAGTGTGCCTGAGTCAACTAGCGTGCAGACTTCAGAACCTTACAAACTTTGGTTACATGCTGGACAGAGAGATGCACCTTTCCCACCAAGATGGGATCCACAGTATGATAGTAATGTATGGAGAAATTTTGGGATGTCAAGGGGTGTAAAGTTTGACACGTCAGGTAAAGATATCACTGAATTAATAGCATCTATGTATCCGATACAAGTACCCGCACATTCAGAAGTTGGGgacaataattatgcaaaataccTTGCTGAAGTGCCTCTCATTCACGATGGCAAACGGCGTAATATCGCAATATCCAAATCAGAGTTGAATCTGCAAGAATTCCAGAAGCTGAAAGTTCGAAGTGAAGTACGAGTACCACCAGTAACTGAACAAGGTGAAATCCGACCACCATCCAAGTTCAAGCGCTACGAGCATCGTTTTGTACCAACACCTGAAACGACAACAGAACATCTTCGTCAGATGACGCAAACAGAGAGAGACATTGAGAGGAATGTCTTAGGAACAAGACAGAAGTTACATTACCCAAGAATCTGGAAATTAACCTTTAAAACTAATAATCCTGAATATGGCAAAGTGAAACATGAAATAGATGAACGAAAACGAggtctaaaaataaaaaaacctcAAATCATCTTACCTCAGCCCATGAGATAA
- the LOC144448074 gene encoding nuclear hormone receptor E75-like — protein MEDIRAMLEVAHGYSTNEMGASGSNLADFQFSEQDESMNQRPIEQEPALPCKVCGDKSSGFHYGVMACEGCKGFFRRSIQKKIEYRCHFSGNCLIERMNRNRCQHCRFKKCVSVGMSKDSVRIGRYSKKGKQSSMEDKLSSTTPYETAEEKETRERHEFELYTLTQTVMKAHELTCAYTMERSTGLLQRKNDLMSMTSPGQPVPLPKVEITLDTASTNERLLMWTVFCEALTPGIKNVIEFAKCLPGFMLLSQDDQMTLLKQGFFEAWLVRISRVICPEDQTVIVEEDQIFTHEHLVKLQMEDFWKIVFDFATSVQQLQLTDTEIALFTAVILTCGDRPGIKNSVPIEQLQEKLLECLRREIARHENRDQHLFARLIMKMTNLRSIASLHNEKILGFKLDWPNAQIPPLLAELNDLEEFPEGSPLCCDPPFSNMMMDFAKKIPTVTKNKESTAVSATNVDTLRECS, from the exons ATGAAAGTATGAATCAGAGACCAATAGAACAAGAGCCGGCCTTGCCATGTAAAGTATGTGGAGATAAATCGTCAGGCTTTCATTATGGTGTGATGGCTTGTGAAGGTTGTAAG GGGTTCTTCAGAAGGAGTATCCAGAAAAAAATCGAATATCGTTGTCATTTTAGTGGAAACTGTCTGATTGAAAGAATGAACAGAAACAGATGTCAACATTGTAGGTTTAAGAAATGTGTCTCTGTTGGGATGTCTAAAGATT CAGTCAGAATAGGAAGATACTCTAAGAAAGGCAAACAAAGTTCAATGGAAGACAAACTTAGTTCTACAACACCGTATGAAACAGCTGAGGAGAAGGAGACTAGAGAAAGACATGAATTTGAACTGTATACTCTGACGCAAACTGTGATGAAAGCACATGAATTGACTTGTGCTTACACTATGGAGAGAAGTACAGGGTTGTTACAAAGGAAAAATGACTTGATG tCAATGACCTCACCAGGTCAGCCAGTACCATTGCCTAAAGTAGAAATCACCTTGGATACAGCCAGTACTAATGAACGTCTGCTAATGTGGACTGTATTCTGTGAAGCTCTGACACCAGGAATCAAGAATGTGATAGAGTTTGCTAAATGCCTACCAGGATTTATGCTTCTTTCACAG GATGATCAGATGACCCTGTTAAAACAAGGTTTCTTCGAGGCATGGTTAGTAAGGATATCCCGCGTTATCTGCCCTGAAGACCAGACAGTAATTGTTGAAGAAGatcaaatatttacacatgaaCATCTAGTGAAACTACAGATGGAGGATTTCTGGAAGATTGTATTTGACTTTGCCACAAGTGTTCAACAACTTCAACTAACAGATACAGAAATTGCATTGTTTACTGCAGTTATATTAACTTGTGGAG ACCGTCCTGGCATTAAAAATTCTGTACCTATTGAACAGTTACAAGAAAAACTTTTAGAGTGTTTAAGACGAGAAATAGCCCGGCATGAAAACAGAGACCAACATCTATTTGCAAGACTTATCATGAAGATGACTAATCTACGATCTATTGCGTCTTTacataatgaaaaaatattgggtTTTAAATTAGACTGGCCAAATGCTCAAATCCCACCTTTATTAGCTGAATTAAATGATCTTGAAGAATTTCCAGAAGGAAGTCCATTATGTTGTGATCCACCATtcag TAATATGATGATGGATTTTGCCAAGAAAATACCAACAGTGACTAAAAATAAGGAATCCACAGCCGTTAGTGCCACCAATGTAGACACCCTAAGAGAATGCAGTTAG